The Montipora capricornis isolate CH-2021 chromosome 3, ASM3666992v2, whole genome shotgun sequence genome includes the window GTCACTTGTACATGTTTAAACTGCTCTTAGGAGAGATTTTAAGATTATGGGTGTTATTGGAGGAGAAGAACAAAAGGACCGATTGTACTTCGTCATTTAATTCGGCAAACAGATGCAGGGATGGATAAAGGATACAAAGAATGTGAAATAATTGATGCAGTTATTCGTGCTATCAGCCCCAGTTAAAAGTTAAGATCGTATTTAGAAACCATGAAAGAGCTTACTTTGGCAAAACTAAGACAGATGTTACGAGCTCATTACAAGCAGAAGTCAGGCACTGAACTTTTATCAAGAACTTACAACAATGTGCCAATCAGCGAAGGAAACTCCCCAAGACGTCTTAATTAGAGCCCTTGATCTAAGACAACAGGTCCTCTTTGTATCACAAGCTGAGGGTGGTACTGTTAAATACGAGCCATCGCTGGTTCACCCCTTGTTTTTGCATGCTATTGAAACCGGTCTTCAGGATGATGAATGTTAAAGCATTGATTGGTCTCATCAGGACAATCATCTCAAGTGAACTGTGTAGAGTAAAAGTAACAAAGAAGGATGTGGTAGTTCCAAAGAATGAGATAATggtagtttctttttctgtatgTACTGCCCCAGCTGAATCAAGACTTCCAGTATTGTTTGAAGCAGACGTTGAATCACCTTGGCCAACAGGGCTTGAGGTCCCTGAAACATTAGTAACTCTCAGGGGTGGCACCTCCTCGCGTATCAGAATTCAAGTCAAGAATACCACAGACCACAACATTACATTACAGAAAAGGACAATGCTATGTATGCTTGAACTAGTCAAATCTGTGACACCAATGGAagtaagaaagaaagagaatgaAGAAACGTCAGCAGACTGCAGTCGTCCTGCCAACAACTCATCAGAGGAGGGAGAAGAAGTCAGATTGCAATCAGATACACCTGCCATGAAGAGATGTCAAAGTGAGGCTAGCCATCCAACTCCAGATGTTGACTTGGAAGACCTGACAGAAGACCAGAAAATTGTAGTAGCGACCATGCATATATCTGGATGGTGTTATACACCTTTCCAGTCGCCCTGGATGTTAACTACACATCAGTATTATCCACCACCCTGTTATGGGCCTTTGGTGTATTCCCCCTATATGAAGATGATGTACGCTTGATGCACCAAGAGTTATTTACTTTATTGGACTCTTATGAACGTTGTTGTTGAACGGATTATAATTGTATCAACAGTGGAATTTTCAGTCTTTTGTGCTGCCGTGTCTTCTAAACAGGCAAAATAGTAATCTAGTTATCAAAGAACTATGACTATGCTATTTCAGTTGAACAGCTCTTAAAAAATTCCAGTCGTTTGGACGAAACCTGACCTTAAAAACGAAAAGCGCAAAACTGTGCTAAGAACAACCGAGACACCACAACGAGTAACAAATGAAACGGGCATCTTGGCATCACGGCTACGAACAACGAGATTTAGAAAATTTAATTCCCTTTCAACGTCAATATGTGGATGCCCAGATAATTACATGAGTTTAGAAGCTCATAAAGGTCAGCAGTGAACTGCTAACATTACAACTTGagtgaaaataattattttgttgaaCAAGGTAGTCAAAAGTGATCAAAATCTGCAAACAAAACAGCCGCAAACCAGGAAAGGTTAGAGCACTGAAATTCCAAAGGAATGTTTTTTAAACTTACGGCTTAACGGTTGACATGTGACAGGTAACGCAACAATCAGTTCAACTCGTACTGTTATACGATCAAGATGTGCTcagaaatgaagaaataattGCCAATGTAAAAAGGTTTTTACGAGATGGATGCCGGTGCTCTCATGATGTTGAAGGTGGTCCGTGTTGCCAGCAGTTTTCAGAGGAAGTTGTGTTGTCGATTATAAACAATTCTGTGGAACTGACACGTGCAGAACTTGACCTTGTGTTTTTTGCTAATATCCTAGCTGTTATGAAAATTAAAGCCTTTGgcgaaaaaggaaagaaaggtccCAATGCAGTTTTCTATACCAAAACCTTCTGATCTGCAAGGATATGTTTTTTACATCTCTATGGTTTAAGGTAATCGTGGTTCCGCAGATTAAAAGAGCACTACGAACAAAAGGACTTGAACAACTGTGGAGGGGGACAGGGGGTCGGGAGCCCGGGAGAATAGGGGCGGGAGGGGTACGGGAATTGAAGCAAAACTCGCGTATTAAAGTGAGTTCGCGAAAAACCGGTAACTCACTGTAGAGGCGTTGTTTAAAACTTGCTGCTTTCAGGCGCAGGCTAGTAATCTAACAGATGACTTCTCGTTTAACTTATACTGTGAAAATAGATTGGTCATATGGGCTAAGGTTGCGTTCATTTACACTTTCGACAAGTTCCCGTACAACCAGCAAAATTACACGTAACCAAAAATCGTCAAACTCAGTACACACATTCCGTTGATGCTATTATAATTTAGTGTTTGCAATATTAATCCCATGTGATTTCTTTAAGCCACGATGACTGTGTTAACTAACCCTTGGAGGGTGCCAACCATTTATGAAAAAGCACAATATTTAAATCTGTATCGCGATGAATGAACTGCGTCAGAGAACGCCCCcacgtgaaaaatatttgctattccTCCGACCCAATTTATAACGAAGTCAGTGATTTGTTCTCGTTCTCGTAGTCTCGTTCTCATATCTAGGAAATTCGATTCGACTTTTAGAGCTTTCAGGAGAAATTGTACAAACTCAGTACACACATTCCGTTGATGCTATTATAATTTAGTGTTTGCAATATTAATCCCATGTGATTTCTTTAAGCCACGATGACTGTGTTAACTAACCCTTGGAGGGTGCCAACCATTTATGAAAAAGCACAATATTTAAATCTGTATCGCGATGAATGAACTGCGTCAGAGAACGCCCCcacgtgaaaaatatttgctattccTCCGACCCAATTTATAACGAAGTCAGTGATTTGTTCTCGTTCTCGTAGTCTCGTTCTCATATCTAGGAAATTCGATTCGACTTTTAGAGCTTTCAGGAGAAATTGTCTGGTAAGATGACTAAACATttctaaggaaaaaaaaaccgcaaAGACGAAAAATTACAAATGATGTTCGTCATAACCTGCCACGCATGAATGAAATAAGCCTGCgaaataataatttgtaaaaaaaaatatatattccaAAAAACGTGAAGAGAAATTTCTAAAACGTTGCCTTACACGAAAATGAAGATTTCAATCAGTATCAAATATTTTTCCGCACTTTGGgaagaaatcaacaaattcGCCGCATCTTACACTGGTCAACAGGCGACGTTGCCTTCACGTAAATTACTATGAAGAGGGATGAGATAGCTCTTTGGATTTATATATCACTCAGTCTTTACTACAAGGTCAGTGACGATACAACAACTTCAAATGGTAGGACTAAAGGTCTGAATACACGTGGTTTGACCGCCTTCGACTTAACATTGCCAGAGGAAGTGCTAGTAGCCACAATAACAGTAACAGTGAGCGCAACACACAACAACACCACGGCCATTGGCAGAATATTCATTTTTCGTCCCATACGAGACGCAGACGACCTAAATACTTTCTATCAGACACCTTCAGAGATTGTTTGGTACGTGAACCCCTCCATAGTCAAAGAGCAAAATGAAATGTCGCTATGAAGTTCAATGAATGAACGCGTCGATGATTTGTTGACAAGTAAACGCATGCTCGCATGCATTGGCGGGAAAATGGTGCAATCCGGTTACACCTGTTACACGCCGTGGACGAGTGCGCAGAGTTACGACTTGCAAATATTTGCAATTTTCAGCGATGCAAAATTAGAGTTAAAAATACTCGTTCATTATTTACATTGCAGGCAATTTTCAAGTCCCATATGGGTTTTACCGCTCGGGAATTGCACGTGACTTCTTTGAAAAATCCTACGTTGCTTATAGCATAACTGAAAGCAAAGAAGGCCAGTCTAattgttccaaggaaaacaggATGAGAATTTTAAACTTAGTACGCGTTTTCAAGCCCACCGTGAATGGTTTAAGCTGGGTTATTGACAACGAGGCGAATATAAATACTACTCGGTGTTTTGTCTATGAACTCATACACATCTGGCTTCAGtcagttttccatttacaacttttcaattatttatttcCTCGTAATAGTTGATGAGTTTTTAATTCAATCGGAGTCTGACTTTTAACTCGCCACGACTGTGATAAGAGATCCAATTAATGGACAAAGATACGTTAGAtttgacatttaaataaagtgctTTTGACTTGAGTACATAAAACGAGTCTTCGTGTGATCTTTTGAGATTGACAACCTTAAAGTCTGAGTTCTAAATCGTTTCAAAACATACCCAAAATACTCCACATttccgttgtttttttttttaacgtctAAAACTGAAGTAGTTCCAGGAGACGATTCCGCATCTGTTTCCTGCCCGATTGAAATGttatcactttttttttaataaaaagagGGTGTaccatgataaaaatatttatacACAATTTTAAATAAAGCAGAAACCTAAATTTAGTtttcaagacaaaaatatttcaaatgttCATTGTAATATACATATTTCAGGAACTTTCCGTCGCGCAATCAGATTTAAGCAAATATTTGGCATAAGAGACAGTCTGTTGATATGGCCaacattcaacatttctcgAAAGCCTCTCTTTGTTTTGAGAGGATCAAAGGGTGTTAAACAATCCATTTCTCATAGGAAAATAAGGAAGGGAAAGTGATGTCTGCCACGTGATTAACACGGCCTGTTTTACCGGCTGTACGGCTTAGGCCTACTCTTCGTTAgtatgaagggggtagtttataaagaaactgtggtgctgcgtcggtggggaagtagtatacaaaaatttggttttttcaacggagttgataatgtaaattggccaccgtacagagattctaaaagctgacgtttcgagcgttagcccttcgtcagagcgaatctttGTGAGTATGACGACCACGACCATGACGCCGAAGTCAGACAACTGCCGGGAATGCtatgcaaatatttaacaaaCGTGATCTTTATTCATGCGTAATGTTTTGAATATTAATTTATCTGCTCCATTGCCATCAAATGAATGATTATCCCAAATTACTTTTGTTACGTCAATGCGACGCTTTAGCGGGAATCAACTCGACCCTAACTCACAAACCATCAGTATACTCTCGTCACCTACTTGCACTATTACTTCTTATGGGCAGCTTGAAATTGACAAAATTTGCACCTTTAGCCTTTAGGGAACATTAGCGGATTACAATTGGTTTGCTTACGCTGCAGGCAACCTTGCGGTAAATTTTCAGTGGTATGTAATGACCAATCAATgaatcaattttaatttaatcaatcaattttaatttaaactcacacaaacattaatttacagtgttggaaaaagaaaaatagaatatacatatgaatatttacaaattaaatattgaagaagatacatagtactaatgaaatattacaattctgattaagaaataaaatgttaggggaaaagaagaaaggataaatgataaacaaacagttttaatacaaagttgattgtgaagagtttgggacacctaaatagcTTATGAAACTAATCGAGTAGGTGCCCCAAAGGAACTAAATTTATCAGAAGGAATACAGAGATAAATAGACAATTTATGTTAAAAGTATTTCTTTAAGATCTAACtatccaaaaaataataataataaataaataaataataataat containing:
- the LOC138042623 gene encoding uncharacterized protein encodes the protein MMESYKEKMEQASVKLEDTKPSTPATTASKPKEAESRLPVLFEADVESPWPTGLEVPETLVTLRGGTSSRIRIQVKNTTDHNITLQKRTMLCMLELVKSVTPMEVRKKENEETSADCSRPANNSSEEGEEVRLQSDTPAMKRCQSEASHPTPDVDLEDLTEDQKIVVATMHISGWCYTPFQSPWMLTTHQYYPPPCYGPLVYSPYMKMMYA